A stretch of Cytophagales bacterium DNA encodes these proteins:
- a CDS encoding cysteine desulfurase — protein sequence MMSVASQLDLTKIREEFPVLHQKINGKDLIYMDNAATSQKPKNVIDALTHYYENNNANIHRGIHSLAERATSDYENTRKSIKSFINANESEEIIFTKGTTEGINLVSQAYGRKFLKKGDEILITGMEHHSNIVPWQIVAGQTGATLKVVPINEHGEMIWEEFERLLSEKTKIVSMVYISNSLGTINPVKAIIEKAHAVGAKVMLDGAQAAPHSKLDVIDLNCDFLAFSGHKMYGPTGMGALYGKRQLLEKMDPYQGGGEMIKEVTFEATTYNDIPYKFEAGTPNIGDVIAFQKAIEFMEGIGHEALLQQENDLLEYGTKTLQAIDGFQPVGTAKNKASVISFNLEGVHPFDLGMFLDAKGIAVRTGHHCTQPIMDHFGIEGTARASFAVYNTREEIDVLAEALKDIHAKFHK from the coding sequence ATGATGTCCGTAGCCTCTCAACTGGACCTTACTAAAATCCGGGAAGAATTTCCGGTACTCCACCAGAAGATCAATGGCAAGGATCTGATCTACATGGACAATGCGGCGACTTCTCAGAAGCCAAAAAATGTCATCGATGCGTTAACGCATTACTACGAGAATAATAACGCCAATATTCATAGAGGCATTCACTCGCTGGCAGAACGTGCTACTTCGGACTATGAAAATACCCGAAAGAGCATTAAATCGTTCATCAATGCTAATGAATCAGAAGAGATCATCTTCACCAAAGGAACGACTGAAGGCATCAACCTGGTATCTCAGGCTTACGGCCGCAAATTCCTGAAGAAAGGAGATGAAATCCTAATCACGGGAATGGAGCACCATTCCAATATTGTGCCATGGCAGATTGTTGCAGGCCAAACGGGCGCTACACTGAAAGTTGTACCGATCAATGAGCATGGTGAAATGATCTGGGAAGAGTTTGAGAGGTTGCTTTCTGAGAAGACCAAGATTGTTTCGATGGTCTACATTAGTAATAGCCTGGGAACCATCAATCCGGTCAAAGCGATCATCGAAAAAGCACATGCAGTTGGTGCGAAAGTGATGCTGGATGGAGCACAAGCCGCTCCACATAGCAAATTGGACGTAATTGATCTGAATTGTGATTTCCTGGCATTCTCGGGACACAAGATGTATGGTCCTACTGGCATGGGTGCGCTTTACGGCAAGCGTCAATTGCTTGAAAAAATGGATCCTTATCAAGGCGGTGGAGAAATGATCAAGGAAGTGACGTTTGAGGCCACAACCTATAATGACATTCCATATAAGTTCGAAGCGGGCACGCCGAATATCGGAGATGTCATTGCTTTCCAAAAAGCCATAGAGTTCATGGAAGGAATAGGGCATGAAGCCTTGTTACAACAAGAAAATGACCTGCTGGAATATGGCACCAAAACACTGCAAGCTATTGACGGATTCCAACCTGTTGGGACCGCCAAAAACAAAGCCAGTGTCATTTCTTTCAATCTGGAAGGCGTTCATCCATTTGATCTTGGCATGTTTCTGGATGCAAAAGGAATTGCCGTAAGAACAGGACACCACTGTACGCAGCCTATCATGGATCATTTTGGGATCGAAGGAACTGCCAGGGCCTCTTTTGCGGTTTACAATACCAGAGAAGAAATTGATGTCCTGGCCGAGGCATTGAAAGATATTCACGCTAAATTTCATAAATGA
- a CDS encoding SufE family protein, producing the protein MSTTIQDIQNEVIEEFELLDGDFEMSINYVMELGEQMPPFEDADRTEDNIVKGCQSKVWLTASHDNGKVTFKGDSNTAITKGLVSLLIRVLSGHSPEDILNQEIFFPSKIGMNRFIGTQRSNGFGAMIKQMKIYALAFSSTQKEVKS; encoded by the coding sequence ATGAGCACGACGATCCAGGATATCCAAAACGAAGTAATTGAAGAATTTGAATTGCTGGATGGCGATTTCGAAATGTCCATCAATTACGTCATGGAGCTTGGTGAGCAAATGCCGCCATTTGAGGACGCGGATCGTACAGAAGATAACATTGTGAAAGGTTGCCAGTCGAAAGTTTGGCTCACTGCCAGCCATGATAATGGCAAAGTGACTTTCAAAGGAGATTCCAATACGGCCATTACTAAAGGCCTGGTAAGTCTCCTGATCCGAGTACTTTCGGGCCATTCACCGGAAGACATCCTGAATCAGGAAATCTTCTTTCCTTCCAAAATTGGAATGAATCGATTCATCGGCACCCAACGATCCAACGGATTTGGGGCGATGATCAAACAAATGAAAATCTACGCTTTGGCGTTTAGCAGTACACAAAAAGAAGTGAAGTCATGA
- a CDS encoding iron-sulfur cluster assembly protein, which translates to MSTEQVTEDQTLELKEKIVEAIKMVYDPEIPVDVYELGLIYEINVFPINNVHVLMTLTSPACPSAEEIPGEIKQKIGEIEGINDIEVEVTFDPPYATDMMSEAAKLELGFM; encoded by the coding sequence ATGAGTACGGAACAAGTAACAGAAGACCAGACGCTGGAACTGAAAGAAAAGATCGTAGAAGCCATCAAAATGGTATATGATCCGGAAATCCCTGTGGATGTGTACGAATTGGGACTCATCTATGAGATCAATGTGTTTCCGATCAATAATGTCCATGTACTGATGACCCTCACCTCTCCGGCTTGCCCTTCTGCGGAAGAGATCCCTGGAGAGATCAAGCAAAAAATTGGGGAGATTGAAGGGATCAACGATATCGAAGTTGAAGTGACTTTTGATCCTCCTTATGCCACCGACATGATGTCGGAAGCGGCAAAACTGGAACTAGGATTTATGTAA
- a CDS encoding BrxA/BrxB family bacilliredoxin: protein MYPEELVAPMRAELTQIGFDELKTADAVTNHLENEKGTSLVVINSVCGCAAGAARPGVAAALHHSDKKPDHLTTVFAGVDMEATQKAREYTLPYPPSSPAIALFKDGDLVHMVERHHIEGRPAHMIADHLQEVFKEYC from the coding sequence ATGTACCCTGAGGAATTAGTAGCACCGATGAGGGCCGAGTTGACTCAAATCGGATTCGACGAGTTGAAAACTGCAGATGCGGTGACCAATCACCTGGAAAATGAAAAAGGCACATCACTAGTAGTGATCAATTCAGTTTGCGGATGTGCTGCAGGTGCGGCTCGTCCTGGTGTAGCAGCAGCATTACACCACAGTGACAAGAAGCCTGATCACCTGACAACTGTTTTTGCTGGTGTGGACATGGAAGCCACTCAAAAAGCACGTGAATACACGTTGCCTTACCCTCCATCTTCTCCTGCCATTGCTTTGTTCAAAGACGGAGATTTGGTTCACATGGTAGAAAGACACCATATTGAAGGCAGACCTGCTCACATGATCGCGGATCACTTGCAGGAAGTTTTCAAAGAGTATTGCTAA
- a CDS encoding dCMP deaminase family protein, producing MDRPEFDDIFMQLAVNLASRSHCIKRHVGAVLTKETRIISIGYNGPPAGTHNCDEEWPEKGCPRDSKGGCSLAIHAEQNAILYAVKNQSTVEGSTLYVTLSPCLACARIIYTSGIKKVIYLKSYAQYKGIPSDEGVDFLRKFGVETVQYEGEIPHENVLI from the coding sequence ATGGATCGTCCCGAATTTGATGATATTTTCATGCAGCTGGCAGTGAATCTGGCCTCTCGTTCTCATTGCATCAAAAGGCATGTGGGTGCGGTATTAACCAAAGAAACACGGATCATCTCCATCGGTTACAATGGCCCTCCTGCTGGCACACACAACTGCGACGAGGAATGGCCGGAAAAAGGATGCCCCAGGGACTCCAAAGGTGGTTGCTCATTAGCGATCCACGCAGAACAAAATGCCATTCTCTATGCGGTGAAGAACCAATCTACGGTAGAAGGCTCAACTCTTTATGTGACTTTGTCTCCGTGCTTGGCTTGCGCAAGAATCATCTACACTTCGGGTATTAAGAAAGTGATCTACCTGAAATCGTACGCACAATACAAAGGCATCCCCAGTGATGAAGGGGTGGATTTTCTTAGAAAGTTTGGTGTGGAGACGGTCCAATATGAAGGTGAGATCCCTCATGAGAATGTGTTGATTTAG